A window of the Candidatus Saccharibacteria bacterium oral taxon 488 genome harbors these coding sequences:
- a CDS encoding 1,4-alpha-glucan-branching enzyme, translated as MSKKTLVELDPWLTPHEPVIKVREAYVSSMLQKILDGKSPTEFALGFLHFGLHQTAAGWTFREWAPNATRLVLMGEFSGWQEREKFSLQRGEHGEWSVDLPEDALHHGQKYKLRVYWPGGAGWRLPSYATYVIQDDDSVDFSAVVWQPDEPYQWQHNIPSAPNVPLIYEAHVGMSSEEEKVASFNKFTAGVLPRIKQAGYNTIQLMAIAEHPYYGSFGYHVSNFFAVSSRFGTPDDFKRLVDAAHGLGLRVIIDIVHAHAAKNEVEGLSNFAGNPTQYFKAHDHPAWDSRLFDYGKPEVLHFLASNCRWWLDEYHVDGFRFDGVTSMLYHDHGLDKSFTSYDDYFADDVDKDALVYLRLANDVIHAVRPDATTIAEEMSGLPGLAAPTEHGGLGFDYRLAMGAPDLWIKTLKEKRDEDWDLGELAHTLSSHRPEEKVITYAESHDQALVGDKTLIFRLIDKEMYEHMNKDDPDLTVERGIALHKLIRLLTAGLHGGGYLNFMGNEFGHPEWIDFPRQGNNWSFKHARRQWSLRDNGFLKYQWLGEFDASLMKIAQTIDDPGIHYLTIRQHDHVVSFTRGDLLFIMNFSPNRSWTDYGIPAAAGSYNVILDSDDKQFGGQGRVDPHGRYFTTPHNDEHIIRVYIPARSGLVLQKD; from the coding sequence ATGAGCAAGAAAACGCTGGTTGAGCTTGATCCGTGGCTGACCCCACATGAACCCGTCATCAAGGTGCGCGAGGCGTATGTTTCGTCAATGCTACAGAAGATCCTGGATGGTAAATCGCCGACTGAGTTTGCCTTAGGGTTTTTACATTTTGGCCTGCACCAGACGGCGGCGGGCTGGACATTTCGCGAATGGGCGCCGAATGCTACGCGGCTGGTTTTGATGGGTGAGTTTTCTGGGTGGCAGGAGCGCGAGAAATTTAGTTTACAGCGCGGTGAACATGGCGAATGGAGTGTTGATTTGCCGGAGGACGCGCTGCACCACGGGCAGAAATATAAGCTGCGCGTCTATTGGCCGGGCGGAGCTGGTTGGCGCTTGCCATCATATGCCACCTACGTTATTCAAGATGATGATTCGGTGGATTTTTCTGCCGTAGTCTGGCAGCCTGATGAGCCATATCAGTGGCAGCACAACATTCCATCTGCGCCAAACGTGCCGTTAATTTATGAGGCGCATGTCGGTATGAGCAGCGAAGAGGAAAAGGTCGCCAGCTTCAACAAATTTACTGCGGGTGTCCTGCCGCGCATCAAACAGGCAGGATACAACACCATCCAGCTAATGGCTATCGCCGAGCACCCGTATTATGGCAGTTTTGGCTATCACGTCAGCAACTTTTTCGCGGTGTCGTCGCGGTTTGGCACGCCCGATGATTTCAAGCGGTTAGTTGACGCGGCGCACGGATTGGGGCTGCGCGTCATCATTGACATTGTTCATGCTCATGCCGCCAAAAATGAAGTCGAAGGCCTCAGTAATTTCGCAGGCAACCCGACGCAATATTTCAAGGCTCACGATCATCCAGCATGGGATTCGCGGTTGTTTGATTATGGCAAACCGGAAGTACTGCACTTTTTGGCTAGTAATTGCCGCTGGTGGTTGGACGAGTACCACGTTGACGGCTTTCGATTTGACGGTGTAACCAGTATGCTGTATCACGACCACGGTTTGGACAAAAGCTTCACCAGTTATGATGATTATTTTGCTGACGATGTTGATAAGGACGCCCTGGTCTATCTCAGACTGGCAAATGACGTCATTCACGCCGTTCGCCCCGACGCCACGACCATTGCCGAGGAAATGAGTGGGTTACCGGGCTTGGCGGCACCGACTGAACACGGCGGCCTAGGCTTTGATTATCGCTTGGCGATGGGCGCGCCCGATCTCTGGATCAAGACATTGAAAGAGAAGCGCGACGAAGATTGGGACCTGGGCGAATTGGCACATACGCTGAGTTCGCACCGCCCAGAGGAAAAGGTCATCACCTACGCCGAGAGCCATGACCAAGCCTTGGTCGGCGACAAGACGCTGATTTTTCGCCTGATTGATAAGGAAATGTATGAGCATATGAACAAGGACGACCCCGACCTGACCGTGGAACGTGGCATAGCCCTACATAAACTGATTCGACTGCTGACAGCCGGACTGCACGGCGGCGGCTACCTCAACTTCATGGGTAATGAATTTGGACATCCCGAATGGATCGATTTTCCGCGCCAAGGTAATAATTGGTCGTTCAAGCACGCGCGGCGCCAATGGAGTTTACGCGACAATGGTTTTCTCAAATACCAATGGCTGGGCGAGTTTGATGCAAGCCTGATGAAAATTGCCCAAACCATTGATGACCCAGGCATTCACTACCTCACCATTCGCCAGCACGATCACGTCGTCAGCTTCACACGCGGCGATCTTCTGTTTATTATGAACTTCTCGCCCAACCGGTCGTGGACGGATTACGGCATACCAGCGGCGGCTGGGTCATACAATGTAATTTTGGACAGCGACGACAAGCAGTTTGGCGGGCAGGGCCGGGTTGATCCTCATGGTCGCTACTTTACAACGCCACATAACGACGAGCACATTATACGTGTATACATACCGGCACGAAGTGGCCTCGTACTACAAAAAGATTGA
- a CDS encoding uracil-DNA glycosylase family protein produces the protein MTRPLLYDEIDQDSMNASFHARGWPPVYTASPRSRIVLVGQAPGRIAQETRTPWNDASGRTLRQWLGVTDEQFYDPDLFALMPMDFYYPGKAAHGDLPPRPEFAKKWHPRLLAQMPDVRLMILVGAHAQQYYLNKQAKRNLTETVAHYAEYLPHYFPLVHPSPLNFRWRARNPWFEMNVIPILSKMVKELAQKSRSW, from the coding sequence ATGACTAGGCCGTTGCTATATGATGAAATCGATCAAGATAGTATGAATGCTTCGTTTCACGCTCGTGGTTGGCCGCCAGTCTATACCGCTTCACCCCGCTCACGTATCGTGCTGGTTGGTCAGGCGCCGGGACGAATAGCGCAGGAAACACGTACGCCATGGAATGATGCCAGTGGTCGCACGTTGCGTCAGTGGCTGGGGGTTACCGATGAACAATTTTATGATCCTGATTTGTTTGCTCTAATGCCAATGGATTTTTATTATCCAGGTAAGGCTGCGCATGGTGATTTACCGCCGCGACCGGAGTTTGCCAAAAAGTGGCATCCGCGGCTGCTAGCACAGATGCCGGATGTGAGGCTGATGATTTTAGTTGGTGCTCATGCTCAGCAATACTATCTTAATAAGCAGGCGAAGCGCAACCTGACCGAAACAGTCGCGCATTATGCGGAGTATCTGCCTCATTATTTTCCACTTGTCCATCCATCACCGCTTAACTTCCGCTGGCGGGCGCGCAATCCGTGGTTCGAAATGAATGTCATTCCGATTCTGTCTAAGATGGTCAAAGAATTAGCACAGAAGTCAAGATCATGGTAG
- a CDS encoding phosphohydrolase has translation MNKSMTIVRQEVCRLLGGDTSGHSDEHVERVARLAERFANEYKKEAASMDEVLLTAWLHDVDDYKLVGKKQADELNNATSIMIKAGVAAGLQDAVRHNIARIGYSRYLHGVRPERLAGQIVSDADMCDAIGACGIERALIYAVNHGSCRIFDPTVWPDVNIDAHRYNANGGTHDGDSFINYFFEKLLKLPKIMMTDPGRDEALVRQQTMVTFLRAYFREKNVPEWSDFLEEYLISMDE, from the coding sequence ATGAACAAATCAATGACGATAGTAAGACAGGAAGTTTGCCGACTGCTTGGCGGTGATACGTCAGGCCATAGCGACGAACACGTTGAGCGTGTGGCACGACTAGCGGAGCGATTCGCGAATGAGTATAAAAAAGAAGCGGCTTCGATGGACGAAGTGCTGCTGACGGCATGGCTACACGATGTTGATGACTATAAATTAGTTGGCAAAAAGCAAGCGGATGAACTCAATAATGCCACGTCGATTATGATAAAAGCTGGTGTTGCGGCTGGTTTGCAGGATGCGGTGCGTCATAATATTGCTCGGATTGGCTATAGTCGCTATCTACATGGTGTGCGGCCAGAGCGTTTGGCCGGTCAGATAGTGTCTGATGCCGATATGTGTGATGCGATTGGGGCATGCGGTATCGAGCGGGCACTTATTTATGCGGTGAATCACGGTAGTTGTCGGATATTTGATCCAACTGTTTGGCCTGATGTGAACATTGATGCGCATCGATATAACGCTAACGGTGGCACGCATGATGGCGATAGCTTTATTAATTATTTCTTTGAAAAGTTGTTGAAGCTACCAAAGATTATGATGACCGATCCGGGCCGAGACGAAGCGTTAGTTCGTCAGCAAACTATGGTTACTTTTCTTCGTGCCTATTTTCGAGAAAAGAATGTACCGGAGTGGAGTGATTTTCTGGAAGAATATCTTATCTCGATGGATGAGTAG
- a CDS encoding NUDIX hydrolase, which yields MSFEAKIHEAQTKILRELLFLPVANFATLQKASGLESDHIKFHIKRLVELGYVQKVDGGYCLSVKGKEYANKLDTDAGVIERQPKVAVMLVIEREHDGEKQYLLQQRLKHPYYGFWGAPTGKVRWAESIADAASRELTEETGLRGEFVHRGVYHERVRHAQTGEIIEDKIFHLMFCKVFSGKLVVQFEGGRNTWRTLDEMRDEPKKYKSFLREITACINGCGELTEIIYEYGSAEF from the coding sequence ATGAGTTTTGAAGCAAAGATCCATGAGGCACAAACGAAAATTTTGCGGGAATTGTTATTTTTGCCAGTGGCTAATTTCGCAACACTACAAAAAGCAAGCGGCCTGGAAAGTGATCATATCAAATTTCATATCAAACGGCTCGTTGAGCTAGGTTATGTGCAGAAAGTCGACGGCGGGTATTGTCTCTCGGTCAAGGGCAAGGAGTACGCGAATAAGCTTGATACCGATGCCGGTGTTATTGAGCGGCAGCCAAAGGTGGCAGTTATGCTCGTGATCGAACGTGAGCATGATGGAGAAAAACAGTATTTATTGCAGCAGCGGCTCAAGCACCCCTACTATGGGTTTTGGGGTGCGCCTACTGGCAAAGTGCGGTGGGCCGAGTCAATCGCCGATGCGGCCTCGCGTGAATTGACGGAGGAGACGGGTTTACGGGGTGAGTTTGTTCATCGCGGGGTGTACCATGAACGTGTGCGCCATGCGCAAACAGGTGAAATTATCGAAGACAAGATCTTTCACCTGATGTTTTGCAAGGTATTTTCGGGTAAATTGGTCGTACAGTTTGAGGGCGGCAGAAATACTTGGCGTACACTCGATGAGATGCGTGATGAACCAAAAAAGTACAAGAGTTTTTTGCGAGAAATCACGGCGTGTATCAACGGGTGCGGCGAGTTGACTGAAATAATATATGAATATGGTAGTGCGGAGTTCTAG
- a CDS encoding ABC transporter ATP-binding protein: protein MDDLSLYQNINLRSFTLRQQHAKITLQLLWRASRPYKWRRNLALITATLTLAVGTIVGPLIIAQLLDMIQHGQLQTGSVWTLVILYGLSQLWSEIIGWRIVLYLMWTLETIMQRDIANKVFAKLSGETMFFHSNKFGGSLVSQNSKLSSCVERFWDELVWAVLPLVISLTGSIVILSMLLWQYALFLFMFSIIFGVAVFFGSRPMAKLSRREAEASNKVSGNLADMVSNVLAVKSSSAEKIEQQRFDKTNRAWRKASLATMRGFLTVSSVYSTINTSIRIGAIVFAIYAAQYNVVSVAAVYLIITYTGSVARELWNMNSIMRNYNRIIGDAHEMVEILHTPTSLVDRSDKKLHVNRGVIDFDAVTFTHDEGKGAMLFRDFSLHITPGEKVGLVGSSGSGKTTLTKLLLRFADIDSGAIMIDEQDIAEVTQASLRSQIAYVPQEPLLFHRSVRENIAYGKADATDAEIEQAAKKAGAYDFITQLQDGFDTLVGERGVKLSGGQRQRIAIARAIVKDAPILVLDEATSALDSESEVLIQKSLKTLMQNRTSIVIAHRLSTIAKLDRIIVMHDGKIVEDGSHDQLIKHGGHYAKLWQHQSGGFIDA, encoded by the coding sequence GTGGATGACCTATCTTTATATCAAAATATAAATCTAAGGAGTTTTACCTTGCGACAACAACACGCAAAAATAACATTACAATTACTATGGCGAGCGTCACGTCCATACAAATGGCGACGCAATCTAGCGCTCATTACAGCTACCTTAACCTTAGCGGTAGGCACAATTGTCGGACCGCTGATTATCGCACAGCTCCTGGATATGATTCAACATGGTCAGCTACAGACCGGCTCTGTGTGGACGCTTGTGATTCTCTATGGCCTCAGCCAACTATGGTCAGAGATTATTGGGTGGCGGATAGTACTGTATTTAATGTGGACGTTAGAAACCATTATGCAGCGCGACATCGCAAACAAGGTATTCGCCAAGCTATCTGGTGAGACCATGTTTTTCCACTCTAACAAATTTGGTGGCTCGCTCGTCAGCCAAAACAGCAAGCTCAGTAGCTGTGTTGAGCGATTTTGGGATGAGCTAGTGTGGGCAGTACTGCCGCTGGTTATCTCACTCACCGGATCAATTGTTATCCTGTCGATGTTACTCTGGCAATACGCGCTCTTTCTATTCATGTTCTCGATCATCTTTGGCGTAGCCGTGTTCTTTGGATCGCGTCCGATGGCCAAATTAAGTAGGCGTGAGGCGGAGGCCAGCAACAAAGTAAGCGGCAACCTCGCTGACATGGTGTCAAATGTGCTTGCTGTCAAGTCATCCAGCGCTGAAAAAATCGAGCAGCAGCGATTTGATAAAACAAATCGCGCATGGCGCAAGGCTAGCCTGGCCACCATGCGAGGGTTCCTCACTGTCAGCAGTGTTTACTCAACGATAAACACCAGCATCCGAATCGGTGCCATCGTGTTCGCTATTTATGCAGCACAGTATAATGTCGTTTCGGTCGCAGCGGTGTACTTAATCATTACCTACACTGGTAGTGTTGCCCGTGAGCTGTGGAATATGAATAGCATCATGCGCAATTATAACCGGATCATCGGTGACGCTCATGAGATGGTCGAGATATTACACACACCAACATCACTTGTTGATAGAAGTGACAAAAAGCTTCATGTTAATCGCGGTGTTATTGATTTTGATGCCGTAACCTTTACGCATGACGAAGGCAAGGGGGCGATGCTGTTTCGCGACTTTTCATTGCATATTACGCCAGGCGAAAAGGTCGGGCTGGTTGGTTCTAGTGGTTCGGGCAAGACGACTCTGACGAAATTGCTGCTGAGATTTGCCGACATCGACTCGGGCGCAATCATGATTGATGAGCAGGACATTGCCGAGGTCACACAGGCCAGCCTCCGTTCGCAGATCGCTTACGTGCCGCAGGAGCCGCTGCTGTTTCACCGTTCGGTGCGTGAGAACATTGCCTATGGCAAGGCCGACGCTACTGATGCCGAGATTGAACAAGCAGCCAAAAAGGCGGGGGCCTATGATTTTATTACTCAGCTGCAGGACGGCTTTGACACACTGGTCGGTGAGCGCGGCGTAAAGTTGTCGGGTGGACAGCGCCAGCGCATTGCTATCGCTCGGGCCATCGTGAAAGATGCGCCAATCTTGGTCCTCGACGAGGCGACCTCGGCGCTTGATTCTGAGTCAGAAGTTCTAATCCAAAAATCGCTCAAGACACTGATGCAGAACCGTACCTCAATCGTCATCGCTCATCGACTTTCAACAATCGCCAAGCTTGATCGAATCATCGTGATGCACGATGGTAAGATAGTCGAGGATGGCTCACATGACCAGCTCATTAAGCATGGCGGCCACTACGCAAAACTGTGGCAGCATCAATCTGGCGGCTTTATTGACGCCTAA
- a CDS encoding DedA family protein, whose protein sequence is MHAFIDFIVHFGVVAILLVVFAESGLLFGFVFPGDSLLFTAGYMVQQHILPIDIHFFALLLSLMAILGDSVGYAFGHKVGRKLFERKNSRFFKKKYLVQAEKFYEKHGSLTVVLARFVPIVRTFAPIVAGASKMHYRTFIIFNILGGVIWATLFTYLGFFAGKALTDAGVNIEVAALVIIFLSVLPMIIHALKQEHTRATLRQQVSVLFGKNPRKKQ, encoded by the coding sequence ATGCACGCGTTTATTGATTTTATTGTTCATTTTGGTGTTGTCGCGATTTTGCTGGTTGTCTTTGCCGAATCGGGCCTACTCTTTGGTTTCGTCTTTCCGGGCGATAGTCTGCTATTCACGGCTGGCTATATGGTTCAGCAGCATATTTTGCCAATTGATATTCATTTCTTTGCGCTCCTGCTCTCATTAATGGCTATTCTCGGCGACAGTGTCGGTTACGCATTTGGACATAAAGTTGGCCGTAAATTATTTGAACGCAAAAACTCTCGCTTCTTTAAGAAGAAATATCTCGTGCAAGCCGAAAAGTTTTACGAAAAGCATGGCTCACTTACTGTGGTGCTGGCACGGTTTGTACCGATTGTGCGTACGTTTGCGCCAATCGTGGCCGGCGCTAGCAAGATGCACTATCGAACTTTTATTATTTTTAATATTCTCGGTGGCGTTATTTGGGCCACGCTTTTCACCTACCTCGGATTCTTTGCTGGCAAGGCGCTCACCGACGCTGGTGTTAATATAGAAGTCGCCGCACTGGTCATCATCTTTTTGTCAGTGCTGCCAATGATTATTCACGCCCTCAAGCAGGAGCATACTCGCGCGACACTACGCCAACAAGTATCAGTCCTGTTTGGCAAGAATCCCCGCAAAAAGCAATAA
- the uvrA gene encoding excinuclease ABC subunit UvrA, whose product MPEVIRVKGAREHNLKNIDVEIPRDKLVVITGLSGSGKSSLAFDTIYAEGQRRYVESLSSYARQFLGIMDKPDVDSIEGLSPAISIDQKSTSRNPRSTVATVTEIYDYLRLLFARIGTPHCPALKPDGTRCHKPVSRRTAEAIIQEIAKQYDGKRLLLLAPIVKNKKGEFAHIPEQYRRLGYARVRVDGVVYALDEFPQLQKSYKHSIELVVDRLAMNSDLTSRLSQSVEQALELGQGMVEVLDADTDELKTFSQRYACVDHPDEEIPELEPRLFSFNAPQGACPSCTGLGSRLEVDPHLVLNENLTIAEGAIRPYNRINVDNFYMRKISAVAEAHGFSIRTPVGQLSDEARQKVLYGTGDQKYPVQLGNGRHYDTTYEGVIPNLERRWKETDSEFMRKDIERFMRQRDCYVCGGARLKPVVLAVTVQGLNIMDICDLGVDDALDLFTHKLTLNEQQAMIARLILKEITARLGFMSNVGLNYLELGRAANTLSGGEAQRIRLATQIGSGLQGVLYVLDEPSIGLHQRDNDRLIATLKHLRNLGNTVLVVEHDEDTIRQSDFLIDMGPGAGVHGGAVVALGSPEEVAKCADSVTGWYLSGIEKIAVPKHRRQVDASRQLIVRGARENNLKRIDVAFPLGLMTVVSGVSGSGKSTLVNDIVAKELAARLNRASDVSGAHDKIEGIKQLDKAIVIDQSPIGRTPRSNPATYTGIFTPIRELFASTPEANVRGYKAGRFSFNVKGGRCENCQGDGMIKIEMHFLPDVYVQCDECHGQRYNREALEIKYKNKTIADVLDMTVEQAAEFFDSVPNIARKLQTLVEVGLSYIKLGQPATTFSGGEAQRIKLATELSKRSTGKTMYILDEPTTGLHSADVKRLLGILQQLVDGGNSMIIIEHNLDVIKSADWIIDMGPEGGLGGGTVVASGTPEEVANVPESFTGTYLKSLL is encoded by the coding sequence ATGCCAGAGGTAATTCGCGTCAAGGGCGCCCGTGAACACAATCTGAAAAATATTGACGTGGAAATTCCGCGCGATAAATTAGTGGTAATCACTGGCCTGAGTGGTAGTGGTAAGTCGTCACTAGCGTTTGATACGATTTACGCCGAGGGCCAGCGCCGCTATGTCGAAAGTCTGTCGAGCTATGCGCGGCAATTTTTAGGCATTATGGATAAGCCGGATGTTGATAGCATTGAGGGTCTGAGTCCGGCAATTTCAATTGACCAAAAGTCAACCAGCCGTAATCCACGTTCAACCGTGGCGACGGTGACCGAGATTTATGATTATCTGCGCCTCTTGTTTGCGCGGATTGGCACGCCGCATTGTCCGGCTCTCAAGCCAGACGGCACGCGCTGCCATAAGCCAGTGTCGCGCCGCACAGCCGAGGCGATTATCCAAGAGATTGCTAAGCAATATGATGGCAAGCGATTGCTGCTACTCGCACCAATTGTCAAGAATAAGAAGGGCGAGTTTGCGCACATTCCAGAGCAATATCGACGGTTAGGTTACGCCCGGGTGCGCGTGGATGGTGTGGTGTATGCGCTGGATGAGTTTCCGCAGTTACAGAAAAGTTACAAGCACAGTATCGAGTTAGTGGTTGACCGCCTGGCAATGAACAGTGACCTGACTAGTCGGTTGAGTCAGAGTGTCGAGCAGGCGCTGGAGCTTGGCCAGGGTATGGTTGAGGTGCTGGATGCTGATACGGATGAACTGAAGACATTCTCGCAGCGATATGCCTGTGTTGATCATCCAGATGAGGAGATTCCAGAGCTTGAGCCGCGTCTGTTTAGTTTTAATGCACCGCAAGGGGCTTGTCCGAGCTGCACTGGACTTGGCAGCCGATTGGAGGTTGATCCTCATTTAGTACTGAATGAGAATCTGACGATTGCCGAAGGGGCAATTCGGCCATACAACCGGATCAATGTTGATAACTTTTACATGCGCAAGATTTCGGCGGTAGCCGAGGCGCATGGTTTTAGTATCCGGACGCCGGTCGGGCAGTTGTCTGATGAGGCGCGCCAGAAAGTACTCTACGGCACGGGCGATCAGAAATATCCAGTGCAGCTCGGCAATGGGCGGCATTACGATACAACCTATGAAGGGGTGATCCCTAATCTGGAGCGGCGCTGGAAAGAAACCGATAGCGAATTTATGCGCAAGGACATTGAGCGGTTTATGCGCCAGCGGGATTGTTATGTTTGCGGTGGCGCGCGGCTGAAGCCGGTTGTCTTGGCGGTAACGGTGCAGGGGTTGAATATTATGGATATTTGCGATCTTGGAGTTGATGACGCGCTTGATTTGTTCACTCACAAGTTAACATTGAACGAGCAGCAGGCAATGATCGCGAGGCTTATTTTGAAAGAGATTACCGCCCGCCTCGGCTTTATGAGTAATGTCGGGCTTAATTATTTGGAGTTAGGGCGCGCCGCCAATACGTTGAGCGGCGGCGAGGCGCAGCGAATTCGGCTGGCAACGCAGATTGGTAGCGGTTTGCAGGGTGTGCTGTATGTGCTGGATGAGCCATCAATTGGCCTGCATCAGCGCGATAATGATCGGCTGATTGCTACGCTGAAGCACCTACGTAATCTCGGCAATACGGTGCTGGTAGTCGAACACGACGAGGATACCATTCGGCAGAGTGACTTTTTGATCGATATGGGCCCAGGCGCTGGTGTGCATGGCGGCGCGGTGGTGGCGCTGGGTTCTCCTGAAGAGGTAGCAAAATGTGCAGATAGCGTGACTGGTTGGTATCTGTCGGGTATAGAAAAGATTGCCGTACCAAAACACCGCCGCCAGGTTGATGCGAGCCGTCAACTGATCGTCCGCGGTGCTCGTGAGAACAACTTGAAGCGTATCGACGTGGCGTTCCCCTTGGGTCTGATGACAGTGGTGTCGGGTGTATCAGGTAGCGGTAAATCAACTCTAGTTAATGATATTGTCGCCAAAGAATTAGCGGCACGGCTGAATCGGGCCAGCGATGTGTCAGGGGCACACGATAAAATTGAGGGTATCAAGCAGCTAGACAAAGCCATCGTCATCGATCAGTCGCCAATTGGCCGTACGCCACGCTCCAATCCAGCGACCTACACTGGTATTTTTACGCCAATTCGCGAGCTGTTTGCCAGCACGCCTGAGGCTAATGTTCGCGGCTATAAAGCGGGCCGGTTTAGCTTTAACGTCAAGGGCGGCCGCTGCGAAAATTGCCAAGGCGACGGTATGATCAAGATCGAAATGCATTTCTTGCCAGATGTCTACGTCCAGTGCGACGAGTGTCACGGTCAGCGTTACAATCGTGAGGCGCTGGAGATTAAGTATAAAAATAAGACCATTGCTGATGTACTTGATATGACGGTCGAGCAGGCGGCGGAGTTCTTTGATAGTGTGCCTAATATCGCCCGGAAATTACAGACGCTGGTCGAAGTTGGTCTTAGCTACATCAAGCTCGGCCAGCCAGCGACCACCTTTTCAGGCGGCGAGGCACAGCGGATTAAACTAGCGACAGAACTCTCCAAGCGTTCGACGGGCAAGACGATGTATATTCTGGACGAGCCGACAACTGGGCTACATTCTGCCGATGTTAAGCGGCTGCTGGGGATTTTGCAGCAGCTGGTTGACGGCGGCAACAGTATGATCATCATTGAGCACAATCTGGATGTCATCAAATCGGCCGACTGGATTATTGATATGGGGCCTGAGGGTGGTCTCGGCGGCGGTACGGTGGTGGCGAGCGGCACGCCAGAAGAAGTCGCCAACGTGCCAGAATCATTTACTGGTACGTATCTGAAAAGTTTGCTGTAG
- the sbcB gene encoding exodeoxyribonuclease I: MAQTFFFYDLETSGLNPRQDRIMQFAGQQMDMNLEPIGEPYNLLVTLNDDTLPSPDALMVTGITPQKTVEEGYTEAQFAWMLSEEIFTPETIAVGFNNIRFDDEFIRHLLWRNFHDPYEWSWKDGRSRWDLLDVVRLTRALRPEGINWPLDAKGEPSNRLELITSANGIAHENAHDALADVTALIAVTKLIKQKQPQLYDYLLKMRDKKVVQQLVNVDDKKPFVYASGRYDKEFAKTTVAFPLTTSRNGGVVVYDLRYDPTPFVGLSAEELSAKIFASWEERQAEDFVKLPVKELQYNRCPAVAPLGVLEQGDGWRKISLDAKTVQKHQNILLKHPDFAEKLRTIFENKPAFKKLPDPEAQLYDGFLNDRDRIRVEAVRNADERELADFHPEFQDERLAPLLLHYKARNFPRSLSEDDLAQWETWRAQRLQVQLPGFMTALHRLAPTATDEQQFILQELQLWVEAIVPTED, from the coding sequence ATGGCACAGACATTTTTCTTCTATGACTTAGAAACTAGCGGACTAAATCCGCGGCAAGACCGCATTATGCAGTTTGCCGGGCAGCAGATGGATATGAATCTCGAGCCGATTGGTGAGCCATATAACCTGCTGGTGACGCTGAATGATGATACATTGCCAAGTCCTGACGCGCTGATGGTGACTGGCATCACGCCGCAAAAAACGGTTGAGGAGGGCTACACCGAAGCGCAGTTTGCCTGGATGTTGAGTGAGGAAATTTTCACGCCTGAGACTATTGCGGTTGGTTTTAATAACATTCGGTTTGACGACGAATTTATCCGCCATTTGTTGTGGCGCAACTTCCATGATCCTTACGAATGGAGCTGGAAAGACGGTCGCTCGCGTTGGGATTTGCTGGATGTGGTGCGATTGACGCGGGCGCTCAGACCGGAAGGGATTAATTGGCCGCTTGATGCTAAGGGTGAGCCAAGTAACCGCTTGGAGTTGATCACCAGCGCCAATGGTATAGCGCACGAAAATGCTCATGACGCCTTGGCGGACGTAACGGCACTGATTGCCGTGACGAAATTAATCAAACAAAAACAGCCGCAACTATACGACTATTTACTAAAAATGCGTGACAAAAAAGTAGTCCAGCAGCTGGTTAACGTCGATGATAAAAAGCCATTTGTCTATGCCAGCGGTCGTTATGATAAAGAATTTGCTAAAACTACGGTGGCCTTTCCGCTGACGACCAGTCGAAATGGCGGTGTGGTTGTCTATGATCTGCGTTACGATCCGACGCCGTTTGTAGGACTAAGCGCAGAGGAATTGTCAGCAAAAATCTTTGCTTCGTGGGAAGAGCGGCAAGCTGAGGATTTCGTTAAATTACCGGTAAAAGAATTACAATATAACCGCTGTCCGGCGGTGGCGCCGCTGGGTGTGCTGGAACAGGGCGATGGCTGGCGGAAGATTTCACTGGACGCTAAAACTGTCCAAAAGCACCAAAACATATTACTAAAACATCCAGACTTTGCCGAAAAATTACGGACTATTTTTGAAAACAAGCCAGCCTTCAAGAAATTGCCTGATCCAGAAGCGCAATTGTATGATGGCTTTTTGAACGACCGTGATCGTATCCGTGTCGAAGCGGTGCGCAATGCCGATGAACGCGAGCTGGCTGATTTTCATCCAGAATTTCAGGACGAACGTTTAGCGCCGCTATTGCTGCACTACAAAGCACGCAACTTTCCGCGTTCGCTCAGTGAAGACGATTTGGCGCAGTGGGAAACCTGGCGGGCTCAGCGCCTGCAGGTGCAGTTACCAGGGTTTATGACAGCTTTGCATCGTTTAGCGCCGACAGCGACTGACGAGCAGCAGTTTATTTTGCAAGAATTGCAGTTGTGGGTAGAGGCAATAGTGCCGACTGAGGACTAG